The nucleotide sequence AGCTCAATCAAATAGCTCTCCAAGACAAAGCCCAGGGACAAGCAAAACCGGGAGGGAAGTGCTGAGAGCCACATGAAGGCAGCGCGAAGCCCTAGGGGACCTGAGAGGTCGCCTGGGGCCGAGCCACTCATCACGAAAGGCCGCCTCTTCCCTTAGGGACCTGAGAGTCACGCAGCCTtgatttgttttgaaacaggaaatgaaattACGCTGCTACGGTCAAAATTAAGCCACTCTGGCCTCGCGCTCATGAATATTCAGCAAGCCGGCGAGGCTCACGACACCGCCTCCTAACCCCCCCCTGTAGAGAGAGTGCGCACGCGCCGCCGGAGAGCGTCCCAGGTCTGGGAGTGCGCGTGCGCAGCTGGCGCGCCCTTCTGTCGTCATCAAGACGGGCGGGCGCCAGCGGCGCCTGCGAGGAAGTAGAAAGCTGCTATGGCGAGTCCTACAGCCGCCGCCGTGAGACCGCCCAGGCCCAAGAAAGAGCCGCAGACGCTCGTCATCCCCAAGAATGCGGCCGAGGAGCAGAAGCTCAAGCTGGAGCGGCTCATGAAGAACCCGGTGAGTCGGAGTGGGCTCTGCGGCCCGCCCGAGGCCCAGCCCCCTCGCCCCTTCAGGCTCGGGAACGGTACCCTCCGTACCCCTGGAGGAGGCCTGGCACGGGGAAGGCTGCCCCGTCGAGAGTGAGCTTCGTGGCTGTCCTTGTCCTACAGCGCAGCTGTAGGGAGAGCGAGCTTCAGCCCTCCATACCCTCctgttttagattttctttttgaggTACTGTGGAATTGCGCGTTTATTCACGCTCCAACTGAATCGGCTCTGTAGCATAGGCAGTCCTCAAGTTTGGGGCTCCCCTGCCTTGGGTCCCCAACTACTCCTGCACCGAGATTCCAGGTTGCTTCACAGCTCTTTCTGTTTTAACTTCAATAAGAACAAAAGCGGCAGAAGCTGGGCATGATTGGGCACAcctgtataatcccagcactctggtggcTGACAAAGAAGACTGCtacaaattccaggctagcctggtctacatagtgagtttctggccagctatgtagtgagatctatctcaaaaaccaagaatCTATGCCTTAGGAAAAGTGCTCAACCCCTCTAAATAGCACCCGTTATTGAAGAGGCATTGGCTAACAAATTTGGAACACATCACTCTTTACCTTCCAACCCAACTTCAGAAAAATAGCTAACTGAGAAGGCCTCATATCTTTGCCAAGAAGAGGTTGGCTTTCCTCTCAGTGACTTAGATTCTCAACGTCTGTAGTGTGGGAGAGCTTTTGTCCATGTTAGACTCCATGGTTTACAGGATGAAGTAAGCTCAGGACAGAGGATAAGCAGTCAACTCCAGGTTTGAGAAGCATGCTCATCTGTGTTAGGTCCCAAGAGAGGGAACTTCCTCCGCAAGTGTATGCTTACAAATGCGATTCTGTTTAACTGTTGCAGGACAAAGCAGTTCCAATTCCAGAGAAGATGAACGAGTGGGCTCCTCGGCCTCCTCCAGAGTTTGTCCGCGATGTCATGGGTACTGTCTTTTGTCTGTGTCGGGCAGGGGGGGTAATTTTTAAGGGGAATAGGGAACACTATTGTTACTTGTCAGCTAGATCTTTGGTAGGaagttgtttttgtctttacagTGAAGGAGTGCTGTGTTTGACACTAGATAATGGTTGCCCAGTTAttctttggtatttttgtttcttgtggtTAAACATTTTATTCAAAGTCCTTAAAAAGTTGGTAAAGGCTGAAGGGGTCCACAAGATCAGACAAACTAGTCAAGGAAGATCTTCCAGGCTTGCTTTGTGCTAAaggtgcttgtttattttttgagatcgagtctcactatgtagcccaggctgtgtcTGAACTCAGAAGCCTCCTTTGACTCCTTGACCTCCTAAGGACTGGCAGGCATTACAGGCTTTCGTCAGTGTcctagagtttctgttgctgtgataaaacgccatgACCATAGCAAGTTGGcgagaaaagggtttgtttggcttacacttccacattgtagtccatcactgaaggaagtcagcacAGGAGCTCAGGTAGGGTTgggacctggaagcaggagctgatgcagaggccatggaggggtgctgcttatggGTTCATCCTACCAGTATggttgcccagcctgctttcttagagaaccgaagaccaccagcccagagatcaCACTACCCACAAccagattttatggaggcattttctcaattaaggtcccctcctttcagatgactagcttgtgtcaagttgacataaatctagccagcACAATGATcgtccctcttctggcctctcctggcacccacatgcacacacaggcacctactatacatataaacagaaggacaTACTGGAACCAAGGTGGAGAGAAGGCTTGGCTTCTCAGGTTTGTTGCTGACTTGAAAGTGCTccctccctgtgcctcagtttacctcaAGGCTCTTTGCATAGGTCTGATAAATAATCAAGATGTGGCTCCCCGTCTCTCAATGACCTAtttgtcttccttctgtccctcatGCCATCATGCTTAAACCATAAGTCTAAGATATACTATTTCTATATAGTTATTCATATGCTTTTGTATCCCACTTCTTATCGGAAGCATTTTTCCAGCTATTAGGGATCTAGCTGTCACTTGTGAAATCATGGAGGGACGCTGTAAGTCTTTCTGGATGGCCAGTTGTTGAGCCGCAGTCTGCTTCTCCTCTTACTGTCATATAGAAGTTTTCTTTTGAACCGAGGGTTTGATGTGGAGCTTAAGTTGACCCTGAACTctgggtcctcctgcctcagcctctgagtacaagattacagacgtgtgccaccactgctgttTTAGAGTGGGGTTTCTAGTGACCTCATACACGTCGTTAATAAAACCTACGATGTGCCACACCCTGTCCTTGTTGGAATACAAGTAGAAAGTCCCAGTACATATAGTACCTTcagtttgagttcttgtccttaGTCTCAGGGTTAAGTGCAGCTTATGTTGGTGAGTGgattcctcctctccttttgccaggcaaatgctctgcTATGGTATTCTGTCCCTAGGCCTGGTTAACTGATTTTATCTACAACTCTGGACTGTTCTGGCCCTAGGTTCCAGTGCCGGGGCTGGCAGTGGAGAGTTCCACGTTTATAGGCACCTACGGCGGAGAGAGTACCAGCGGCAGGACTACATGGATGCCATGGCTGAGAAGGTTAGTGAGCCAAGGAATCCGGTGACTCTGGATCAGATTCAACAAGCTGTTCACACTAGGGGAGGGGTGTGTAGGAGTCGAGTCCCCTTCCTGCCCTCCACAGGCCGTTTGTTATGTAGTGGAACAGCAGGTCAGGGCTTCCACACCAttgtcctccttcctctctttcctctctgctggGCTGAGTGTCTCATATGGTTCATTGTGGTCGGTGTAATTAGTGGTTTGTGTTCAATGTCGGGTTCTCAGGATTTTAGTTTTCTTAGTTCTTACATTTCCTCATGGTAGGTAATAAAGTCTGTGCAGCCCAGGTAGGTCTGAGTGaagacatgttttgttttgtttttcagcaaaAACTGGATGCAGAGTTTCAGAAGAGACTGGAAAAGAATAAGATTGCCGCCGAGGAGCAGACCGCAAAGCGCCGGAAAAAGCGGTAAGAGCTTTCGATCATTGTGGTCTGCAGACGGGAGGTGGGGAAGCGGGTGCTGGAGAGTGAGCCAAGGCCTTATAGAGGCTCAGGCCagggcaggagttcaagaccagcccgaGCCAAATAGAAAGacactgtcacaaaacaaaatcaaaagggTTGGTGATATGGCTTAGAGGTacagatgcttgctgccaagcctaaagtTTAGGCcctagaacctacatggtggttctTAAAAGTTATCCTCAAGCTGGGCattagtggctcacacctttaatccctgcacttcaGTGGCAGAGTccagtgggtctctgagtttgagaacagaCTGATCctcagagcaagtgccaggacagccagggctacacagagagaccctgtctgaggaTAGGGGCCCGAAAAACataaaattgtcttctgacctccacacatatgccagTCACACACACATCGTTCACAACACCTCATGCAAATGTTTGACTAGACGGCTCCGTAAGCTTACAACtcctgctgttcttccaaaggtctggAGTTCAGCTCCCACACCTGTGatgttgggtagctcacaaccacctatgactCTAAccctagaggatctgatgccctcttctagcctccatagACACTGCACTTAAgtgcacactcagacacacatgataatttcttttttggtttttcgagacagtgtttctctgtggctttggagcctgtcttggaactagctcttgtagaccaggctggtctctaactcacagcgatctgcctgcctctgcctcctgagtgctgggattaaaggcgtgtgccaccatcacccggctttcaCACTTGATAAATGAATTGTTGTTGGCTTTTTTCaaggcaagatttctctgtgtggctctggctgtcctggaactcattctgtagaccacactggcctcaaattcacagagatccgcctgcctctgcctttcaagtgctgagattaaaggtgtgcaccaccactgcccagttgataaaatgaatcttaaaaaaaataaaccctgtgtgggtggtggtagtgcacacctttattcccagtactcaaAGAGAGTactcaagagacagacagatctttgaattcaagggtagcctggtctacagaatgagctccagggaCGGCCagcaatacacagagaaatctttttgtctctaaaatcaaaaacaaaagtaaggaataaaaataaaatataaagaagaaaccCTCAAAACAGGTGGCAGAGGTTGACTTGTATAACCTCTGGGGTTCTGGGAAGGCCAGCCCTGAGATAGCAGCACCAAGAGGAATGGCTTCTTATAAGACCTTGGGAACCACACGTCCTTCATGGTCCTTCAGCCTGTTACAGATCTCCCAAAGATACTGTCGGAACTTTAGTGACTGTGTGGGTTTCCATGTCTCCCAACATTTctgcattttggttttgtttgccttttgagaTAGTCTTGCTGTGTTGCTTAGGCTGGCTTCAACACTgattccctgcctcagtttcctttctacatttgaacattttatttttgagactctTTTAACCAATCTTCCCATGTGACtttggggcggggagggggagggctgtcagttttttttttttttcaaaatatttatttatttattacgtatacaatattctgtctgtgtgtatgtctgcaggccagaagagggcaccagaccccattacagatggttgtgagccatcatgtggttgctgggaattgaactcagaacctttggaagagcaggcaatgcccttaaccactgagccatctctccagcccgggctgtcagttttttgttgttgttgtttgtttgtttttgaggcactTTTACTATGTaccccaggccagccttgaactcttggttttTCTGCTTGGCCCCACCAAAATTCTGGGACTACTTTTATAAGCCACTACACTCAGCCTACTCCTCAGAGTTTGATCTCTACTTACTTCAGTGAAAACAGTTGACAGTAACAGGCTAGCAGAATCACGTTTTTTTAAAGGGCACGTGTGTcggtgtgggtttgtgcatgtaAATATGAGTGCTCATGGGGCCGGAAGAGAAGCTGGAGTTGCGGGCAGTCGTGAGttgcctgacatggatgctggaagCTGAGCTCCAGTCCTAGCTGTCGAGCCGTCTCTAGCCCTGACTGTGACATTTGCACTGCTATAAAGATAGCTTCATCACAGGCTTTTCCAAAACACCCACCAAGGTGACCACCATGTGTGTCTTCCATGTGTAGCCAGAAGTTAAAAGAGAAGAAGTTAATGGCAAAGAAGATGAAGCGTGAGCAGAAGAACCAGAAGGAAGGTGAGctgtgtccacatttctctcaGTGCTGGTCACCATCGCTGATGGCAGTGGCCGCTAAACTGTGAAGACTCATGGTTAGCTGTGTGTGTCATGTCAGAAAGCCACATGACTAAGCTAGGcatagtggtacacgcctttaatcccagcagtcaggagccagaggcaggcagatctttgtgagttcgaggccagcctggtctacttagtgaattccaggacagccagggctctgtagaaagaccctgtcttaaaaacctaaaagaaagaaagaaagccagactGACTTAAGCAAAAAGGAAAGCTCACAGTAGGATTTTGGGGCAACTTACTGGATTCTTGGTTACTAGGGTCACTCCCTCTGTCCCTGTCCTCACACTGCCTTGCTCCTCAGGTACCTCCAGCTGTCCACCAACTGTCTTCCAGTGGTTCTCCATCTTGCCTCATTTTTTCCCCAGGAGGAAGGATTAAAGGGCTGTCTCAGCATTTGGAACCCTTTTGTTTTGTAGTtacgtgtacatacatatatacacacatctgtgtttgtacatatgtgcacatggaagccagagaccAATGTCAGGTTCCTCTTCAGTTGCTCTTTACCTGAATTGTTGTGACACAGTCTCACTAAAGCTGGAGTTCACTGATTTCCCTGGGCTGGCTGCCTGACAAGTCCCAGGGAtcgtccctctctgtctccctagagctgggattccaAGCACACTCCCATGCCTACCCTTTCCATTGGTGCTGggtccagactcaggtcctcatgctagcAAGGCAGGCACCTGTACTGACGGACCTTTCGCCTAGTCTcccatgtagccaaggctgattCTGAACTGAGACTCCTGGTTCCcacccttctaccatgtgagtccagggatcaaactgaggttgTCCAACTTGACAGCAAGAACCTTCACCACGGAGCCTTCTTACCAGCACTCTCTCTCATGGTttgggtttattattattttgttttgcttgaggcggcatctcatggagcccaggctggccttgcactctgACCCTCtttacctttgcctcccaagttctgtgaTTACACCTGTCCTGTCTTAAACAGGACGTGGGAATGCCCCGCCGTAGGTGTTTCTTCACGCTTGCATGTTTTTTGTCAAACTGGGTagggaaaaaaacccaacttGTTCTGTTCATTTGGATAGTTCATAATTGTCCACCCACAGGTTGTCTTCCCCGTGACGTCTCCGTTTTGTGGTTGATCCTGTCTTGTGAATTTTGTCTCTGACGTGGTAATAGGGAAGCTATAAAAGCTTTCATTAGATTCCTATTCATGTTTTCCATTCTTTGTTGCAGTTTTGCCAtcccattcattttttaaatttttgttttgttatttttcaggcaggctctctctgtagccctgactttcctggaactcattatatagaccaggctggctttcagctcacagagatcctgagtgttaggattaaagagtGTGccagtgccaccatgcctgactgcctTCCTGTTCATTTCAGGACTCAGCCACTCTTACATTCTGGAAAAGGTTTAAACCAGATGCTGTCTTGGTTTGCTTTCTACAGCTGTATAAACACCATGAGCAGTGGCAGCTCGGGTTTTCTCCAGCGTGAGGAAGTCAGAGCTGACGCAGGGGTTGTGGAGGAGCCTTTCTTCCTGGCTCACTCTCCatacttgctcagtctgctttcttatggaacccaggactgcctgcccaggggtgacactgcccacagtgggctccacccttccacatcaatcgtTAGTCAAGAAAATACCCCCCAGACTTGACTATGGGCCAATTTaattaaggcattttctcatttgaagttccctcttcccagatgactctgacTTGTGTCAAGATGATAAGAACACTAGTCTACATAGCTGCTCACTTCCTGTGCCTGGTCTGTCTGGGCCTTGATCCTTGGTCTGTTTGGGCCTTGGCCCCTGGTCAGTCTGGGCCTTGGTCCCAGGTCTGCGTGGGTCTTGGTCCCTAATCTACTTGGGTCTTTGTCTCTGGTCTGTTAGGCCTTGTCTTGTGTTGATTTTCTTGTACCAGTTGAGCTTCCTGCCTCTTGAGAAGCCAAGTCATCTTCTCGTGTATCCCGAGCTTTTCGAGTGACATCTCTGTAaacggaagtttctgtcctgcctggttccgcAGCCGTTCAGCCCCAGATCATCACATTTCTCAAGGCTGTGGTCTTGTTTCTATCTCTAGTGGGTCAGTAACCTGGCTATGTTCAGCAAACAGGTTCTGGCCCTCCCGTGCATTGTGGTTCTTAAGAGTCTTCGCTGTGTTCTCCAGGTATGGCCCAAGAGTGCCATCCAGTGGCCAATCTTGGTTAGTTTTTTTGAGTTCAGTGGCTAAGATAAAGGACCTCACTGTTAAAACTGCACAGTCATGGTAAAGCATGCATACTGAGGTCTATCCTTTTGGTAAAACTGTGAAGTGCCAGGGAGATACAAGTCTGACTGTTGTAGTTGTTGTAGTGGTGGTGTGTTGTTGTTACTGCTGTTGCTGTGTGTGCTAGTCAGGGTCTTACTTTGAACCTAGTGGGCCTGAACTGTATAGCACATggctactttgtttttatttattctggtgtgtatgtggtgtgtgtactcACGGGCTCCCCATGGTGGTCAGAAGGAGCTGGTTCTTGTCTGTCAATCTTTGCCCCGTACAGCATCAAGGCCAGTGTGaactacagtgagaccctgatatacacacagacaaaaggagGGAAACTCCACTGTGTGAGGTTCTCAGAGTACCACATTTAGAGCACAGTGATGGTTGTACAGATTTGAGAGGCTGACCATGGGAAGTTGTTAATGGATTCTTTGTAGTGTGGACATGGTTGTGGTGACCGTAGGGCAGTAAAGAGAGCACTTAGgtgaggcatggtggcacacaccattaacctgagcactcaggagacaaaggcaagcccacctctgtgagttcaaggacagcctggtctacatagtaaattttgGTCCAGCCAGAggtgcatagtgagaccttgcctcagaaaaataagtaaattaaaagtaaagCTCGGAATGGCTGTAATATCACgtctttattcctagcacttgaGGGACGGGatgggacgggggggggggggtatggggGTTGGTGAGCCAGCATGTCTCTGGCCAGATAGAGCTACATAGGAAGACCTTGTCTGTAAAAAAAGCCATGCTTGGACTCGGGGTACACTAAGTTGGTTAGTGTTTACCTggcttccatcccagcactgcacaaaaaCTTGGCTTGGTTTTGGGCATCTCTGACCCCACGAGATCTTTAtccctcaggaggtagaagcaggaggctcagaagttctAGGGCTTCCTCAGCTGGACTGAACAGGTGTTATCATTGGTGTGGTGTGTGGCCCGCCCGTGCATATCAGAACATATCTGCTTGTGTGCACTTTGTGTTGAACAGCATAGATATGGTCTGGGGACGTCAGCAGTGGCCTCCATACCTCTCCCCTCACTTTGACTATTTCCCCATTTCTCATTTTCTGAAAGAGTTGAGATTTTCTAGTTGCCTGGTTGAAATGAATAGAATTTAATGTAGTGTGCCAACTGTGCCACAAGGTGGCCCCAGCACACCATAAGGCTCCTGCTGGGTTGGCAGCAGGAAGGGCAGCTGTCTAGGGTTGCCGCCTGTGCTGTGTAGTAGCTCAGTCATCGCCCTGCGGTGTGGGACCTGTGTCTGAGTGAGAGCAGCTGGTTGGCCGTGAGCCAGTTTGGATCCTTCTGAGACCCTGAGCTCTGCAGTGCTGTGTCCTAACCAGGGTTTCCCTTCCCTACCACACTGCCCTTGAGAATCTGAAGTGAGCTTAAGGCCCCTGTTACTGGACACAGCTAGAGCTCTTTCCCAGCCtcggtggtggggacagggggaGTTTCTCTTTGTCTGGAGGGCTCATCCACTGCCCAGTACATCAGAAGCAGCTGCTTCCTCCTGATCATTGCATTAAAAGTATCTCCTGGCACTGCCAGATGTCCCCTAATCAGCAGGGCACAGCATTCCCTTTGAGTTAGAGATATTCACTAGAGGCACTGTGTCCAGATGGTACCTAATGTGTGCTTTGGACCAACCTACAGAGCCACAGACTTAGTGTAATGGACTGGAAAGCTGCCTGGCTCTTTGTACCCTTTGATCATGAAGCCATTGTATTTCCTGCTTGGGAAGTTAGGGTACATTGAATAGGACAAAGTGAAAAATGATAGTGACTATAATCCTTACTAAAAACAACAGCTTACgttagtgtttttgttttctgctttcagTTTTTCATACATGTGCCCTGTTCATGTTAACGCCAGGCTGTTCTAATGTTACCACAGAACTTTGTGTCATGGGCAGTTTCCCATGGCCTTGCAGTTCCATAGTACTAGGGTTGGGGgtggaggtttttgtttttgtttttgttttccccccCTCCTTATCCTGTCTAATCCATCCGGGGGAAAGAAACCCAAACCCTGTCGTCTTCAGTTTCACCCAGTGGTATGTCTGTAAGCGGAATAAAATCTCCGAAtagagctggacagtggtggcgcacacctttgatcccagcactcggaggcagaggtaggtagatcttgagtttgaggccagcctggtctacagagtgagttccaggatagccgtAACTTTGTTTTGTAGAACTACCAGCTCCCCAGTATATACAGAGACTTAATAGTAACTATGAAAGTTTGACCTTAGTTTGGGCttttttcccaactagctcttataacttaaattaagctgtctctattaatctgcattctgCCACGTGGCTTAATTATCTCTGCTCTGTGCTGTATATATGTCCAACTTCTTCAGTCTCCTGGCAtccccacctctcttcttcccagatcccctcccccaacaccagAAATCCAGtttattctctcctgcctagctattggccattcagctctgtattaaaccaatcacagtgacacatcttcacagtgtagaGGAATATGCCGCATcaggtgctgggcactgaattcAGACCGTTTGGAAGAGTAGtaaatgctcttagctgctgaatcatctctctggtccctccagccttctttcttttctgtttgtttttgggtttttttgtttgtttgtttgtttgtttgttttgtgacagggtttgtctttgtagccctggctgtcctggaactcactctgtagacttctgcctcccgagtgctgggattaaaggcatgcaccattactgCCACCCAGCTTTTCAGCTTTCtctaaatatgctttgttttgtgttgctaGGCTTGAACCCAGGGACTTGTGCGTACCAATCAAGTACTCTACTCTGAGCTGCACCTACAACCTAGATTCACTGAAAGTTATAGAGTCCTCGTGTACCCAGTCTCCCCTGTTTAACACCCTGGTCTACCTACTGTTGGTAGCTAGCTTTCCTCCTTTCTCGGGGTCCTCGCCTTttattccctcccttcttcctgttgAGAATTCAGCACAGAGCCCCACAGCGTGTTCAGTCATCATGTGGCCTTGGCCTCCATTGACTGAGAGTTTCTCAGACTTTACTTGGCTTGGCATCTGTATGACATCTCACAGTTGAGATTTGACTGGACTGGAGCTGCTGGACGGGGTCCACTGCCGTCCTGCTCCTGCGTGTCCAGGCTGGACAGTGTAGACAACTGACCTGGCTCTCTACTGCTATTCAGTGTTGTGGCAGTGGTTGTTggggtcttgtttgtttttgtggtgctggggatggaagcatGGCCTcttatgctaggcaagccctgCACCTGGAGCCACATCCCAGCTTACAGCTGTTAATGTTGCTGTTGGCCACACCACAGAGGTAGTGTTTATCAGCTTTTCCCACTATAAATTTGCTGCTCTTCCCCCGAATAATTTACTTTTTGGAAGGAAATTGCCACGTGCAGCCCATATCTAAGGATTGAGGTGCAGTCAGCCCCCTCCAGACTGAAGGCAGAGATCTACAGACATCCACTTAGGAGATGGTCTCTGTCTACAGAAGTGTTTGTCTGTGAGAACAAACCTGTGTGTGATCCAGTCTTTCTGTACCTTGTTGCTGGGACCGTCTGTTGTCCTGGTGATGAGGTCCCATCATCACGGGCCTCCCTATCACAAGTTCTCAGCACTTCCTTGC is from Microtus pennsylvanicus isolate mMicPen1 chromosome 1, mMicPen1.hap1, whole genome shotgun sequence and encodes:
- the Prkrip1 gene encoding PRKR-interacting protein 1; its protein translation is MASPTAAAVRPPRPKKEPQTLVIPKNAAEEQKLKLERLMKNPDKAVPIPEKMNEWAPRPPPEFVRDVMGSSAGAGSGEFHVYRHLRRREYQRQDYMDAMAEKQKLDAEFQKRLEKNKIAAEEQTAKRRKKRQKLKEKKLMAKKMKREQKNQKEEPNQCQEQRASSSEEASGTEEEEEEPSVIMGR